In Vibrio tritonius, the following are encoded in one genomic region:
- a CDS encoding DUF3634 family protein produces MWYLIIVAVVVIVWLVLDRPVLKIQVKDGKLGPVKGHCPPSFKHHLKEIGEHSPFSGMIKVYQLRTGSKLVFSAQVPKKVQQRIRNVFPHQGFKTVNQKVKSR; encoded by the coding sequence ATGTGGTATTTGATCATTGTTGCAGTTGTTGTCATTGTTTGGTTGGTTCTAGACCGTCCTGTTCTTAAAATTCAGGTTAAAGATGGCAAATTAGGGCCAGTAAAAGGGCATTGTCCGCCATCGTTTAAGCACCATCTAAAAGAGATTGGCGAACATTCACCATTTAGCGGCATGATCAAAGTTTACCAGTTACGTACAGGTTCTAAGCTGGTATTTTCTGCTCAAGTACCCAAAAAAGTGCAACAACGTATCCGTAATGTTTTTCCACATCAAGGGTTTAAAACCGTTAATCAGAAAGTTAAGAGTCGATAA
- the matP gene encoding macrodomain Ter protein MatP produces MKYQQLENLECGWKWQYLVNKWKAGEAITQHIDRSEIELAITQLRSIEHEPTMVLEWIDKHMAPELENKLKQAIRAKRKRHFNAEQIHTRKKSIDLDYRVWEKLSQRANELGCTLSDAIEYLLSEASRSEKASRTVTNLKEDLSKLLSD; encoded by the coding sequence ATGAAATATCAACAACTTGAAAACCTTGAATGTGGTTGGAAATGGCAATACTTAGTCAATAAGTGGAAAGCTGGAGAGGCGATTACGCAACACATTGATCGTAGTGAAATTGAGTTAGCAATTACACAGCTAAGATCCATTGAACATGAGCCAACCATGGTGCTTGAGTGGATTGATAAACATATGGCTCCTGAATTAGAGAACAAACTCAAACAAGCCATTCGTGCGAAACGTAAACGTCATTTTAATGCTGAGCAAATTCATACTCGTAAAAAGTCGATCGATTTGGATTATCGAGTGTGGGAAAAATTATCGCAAAGGGCGAACGAGTTAGGGTGCACCTTATCTGACGCGATTGAATATTTGCTCAGTGAAGCCTCAAGAAGTGAAAAAGCAAGCCGTACCGTTACCAACTTAAAAGAAGATTTAAGCAAATTGCTTTCTGACTAG